Genomic window (Pseudomonas hydrolytica):
GGTGAAACGCTGCAGCACGCGGTAAATGGCAGTCAGCGCGCGATCCATCAGCGGTGTCGCGCGTTCGGGTGTAACGATGCGGGCCAGGCCCTTTTCCATCTCGCTGGCCAGCACGTTCAAGGGCTTGATCGCCACCCGCTGACCGCTGTGGTCGACGAACATGTAGTTGTGAGTGGTGGGGCTGAACCAGGAAAGCTTGAGCACGCGGCTCTGCCCGTCGTTGACGAACTCGAACCAGGTGCCGAACTCGACATCGGCCAGCTCCCTGGCCAATGCCTGGGCGCGTGCCGACAGCTTGGCGCGTGTCGGCGCCTGGCGCACCAGGTCGGCGTCTTCGCCGAGCATGGCGCCCAGAGGGCTTTCCGGCAGGGTGGGCTTGAGCTGGGCAGCCAGCTGCGGCTGCTTGGCCTGCACTGCGTGCTGGCAGGCCACCAGATCCTGCAGCAGGCGGCGGATGCCGTCCTCGTGGTAGCCGCCGAGCAGCTCCAGACCCTTGCGCAGATCAGCGAGCATGGGCACGCGCTGTTCCTGCAACTGCAGCACCTCGGCCTCGCCCAGCGGCGTGCCGCTGCGGGCCAGCTGCTCGGCCACTTCGCAGGCACGCAGCCATTCGGCGCTCTGCTCGCCGTGGCGCAGCAGCACGAAGACCAGCACGTCGGCCCAGGTCAGCTCCAGGAAGTTGCGAATGATGGCCGGCAGGTCGCGCTGCCCGACGCATTGCTGGATCACCTCCAGCGCCTGTTCGCGAGCGCCGAGCAGACGATCCCGGCCCTTGGCCGCCTCAACCGCACGGCGCTCACGCAGCTCGACCTTGTGGCGCAGGGTGGCGACGTATTCGTTGAACTCCTCGATCAGGCTGTCGAAGAGGTTCAGGTCGCCGACGAAGCCATGGATGACCCGCTCCACCACCCACTGCATCTTCGCCAGCAGGCCGCGTTCGTCGCCTTCGTTGCCGTAGAGCACGCCGGCCTGGGCCATGGTGTTGAGCAGCCGGCGAGCCGGATGGTGATGCTGGGTGAACAGCGCCTTGTCCTGCAGGGCGATCTTCAGATAGGGCGTGTGCAGATGGGAGAGGGCGGTCTTGCAGCTGTCCGGCAGGTTCTCGTCGTCGAGGATGAAGTCGAACAGCATGCCCACCAGGTCGATCACGTCGGCTTCCTGATCGGACACCTTGCTGTCGCCGGGCAGGCTGCTGTGGGATTCCAGCTGCTGCTGCAGATCGGCCTTCAGCCCTTCGACCGCCTGCGGCTTGTGCAGGCGCTGGGCCAGCTCATGGGCGGATTGCTGCTGCATGCGGTTGAGCGCGGCGAGCAGTTCGCTGGCGCTGTAGGTGCGGCTGGCTCCGCGCGGCGAAAAGCTGACGATGCTGCGCGTGCCGCCCAGCAAGGGGGCATCCGGCGAGCTCTGGCGATGTTCGCCAAGCAGGCTGGACAGGCCGCTGAACAGGGCCGCCGGGTCGCTGGGTGGTGGTGCGCTGAGGTCCAGGTCGAGCAGTGCCGGCTCGGCTGGCTCGATACCGGGGCTGCCAGGGTTGCCGGGGGGTCCGGTATTGCCGGGAGGCGCCGTTCTTGCCGGCGCCGGT
Coding sequences:
- a CDS encoding DUF1631 domain-containing protein encodes the protein MSNQDKPPVHPKVVSLASRGIQPRFSDLVQSCRKLVMNRLAEHLSGVFGQVDDTLFECAEKAENNKVQTLFFDSMREIRRQRPQIERSYHQTIANNFSDFLEGKLQNQTQAELDPEQLALVQNEDYEETLQVTNMVSRVKARCTQPLFALEQRLALLNNGQKLGEDSNPFGPQAIAQAFRDALAPCPFPLQIKTILYMLFDRHVMQSLDSLYGALNQRLIDAGVLPNLKYSAQVNPSVSRPETPKTEPAPARTAPPGNTGPPGNPGSPGIEPAEPALLDLDLSAPPPSDPAALFSGLSSLLGEHRQSSPDAPLLGGTRSIVSFSPRGASRTYSASELLAALNRMQQQSAHELAQRLHKPQAVEGLKADLQQQLESHSSLPGDSKVSDQEADVIDLVGMLFDFILDDENLPDSCKTALSHLHTPYLKIALQDKALFTQHHHPARRLLNTMAQAGVLYGNEGDERGLLAKMQWVVERVIHGFVGDLNLFDSLIEEFNEYVATLRHKVELRERRAVEAAKGRDRLLGAREQALEVIQQCVGQRDLPAIIRNFLELTWADVLVFVLLRHGEQSAEWLRACEVAEQLARSGTPLGEAEVLQLQEQRVPMLADLRKGLELLGGYHEDGIRRLLQDLVACQHAVQAKQPQLAAQLKPTLPESPLGAMLGEDADLVRQAPTRAKLSARAQALARELADVEFGTWFEFVNDGQSRVLKLSWFSPTTHNYMFVDHSGQRVAIKPLNVLASEMEKGLARIVTPERATPLMDRALTAIYRVLQRFTGRAAEPR